The window GGCGTGGGTAATTTGTACGGGAACCATACTGCCCAGGCTGACCGGTGCGTTAACCATCACTACCCCATCGACGTCTGGCGCAAACCGCGCCGAACGTCCCACCCGTTGGCCTGTTTGTGGGTTTTCCTGTTCCACCAGCACATCGACAATTTTTCCTACTTCCTGTTGGTTTTTGCGGTAGGAAATGGCTTGCTGTGCCTGCATGAGAATATCTCGGCGCTCGGTGGCCACATCGGCAGGAACTTGGTTGGGTAGGTGGTACGCTGGGGTTTCCGCTTCTGGAGAGAAGGTGAAAGCCCCCAAGTGGTCGAATTCGTGACGTTCGACAAAATCCAGCAAGTGCTGGAAGTGCTCTTCCGTTTCGCCTGGGTAGCCCACAATCAAGGTGGTCCGCAAAACGGCTTCGGGGAGGGCGGTTTTGATACGTTCCACAATTTCGTCGTTGACCCGACCGATCCAAGGACGGTTCATGGCCCGCAAAATATCCGGGTGGGCGTGCTGTAGGGGTAAGTCTAAGTAGGGCAGCACGTTGGGAGTTTCGCGAATGGCGGCGATGACATCGTCGGTTAATCCCGTTGGGTAGGCATAGTGGATGCGGATCCACGGAACGTCCACTTCCCCTAAGGCTCGCAGAAGTTCTGCCAGCTTGGGTTGGCCGTACAGATCGGTGCCGTAGTTGGTGCTAATTTGCGAAATGAGGATGATTTCTTGTACGCCCTCGTCAGCAAGCTGTTGGGCTTCGCGAACGATGGATTCGATGGGTCGCGATCGCTGGTTTCCCCGCAGGTGCGGGATGATACAGAACGAGCAGCGGTAGTTACAGCCTTCGGCAATTCGCAGGTAAGCATACGTTTGCTCGGTGGTGCGATAGCGGGGGACGGTTTCGTCGGCCATGTAGGTGGATTCTGGGGAAATTTCCTCTACGCGATCGCCGCTTTCCACCCGCTGCATTACGTCAACGATTTTTTGATAGTCGCCGGTGCCCACCACAGCCACCGCTTCCGGGATTTCCTGAAGCAGTTCCTGTTGAAAGTGCTGGGCTAGACAGCCGGTGATGACAATCTTTTTATTGGCTTCTGCCAGTTCCACCAGGGTGCGTACGGATTCTTCGCGCGCTGGTTGGATGAAACTGCAGGTGTTGACAATGACATAGTCTGCTCGTTCTTCTTCGCTGTCGATGCCGTAGCCGGCTTCGGCAAGCAAACCGAGCATGTGTTCGGTGTCGATGCGATTTTTTTCACAACCGAGGTGAACGATGGAAACAGTGGGCTTGGTTTTCATGCGATCGTGATAACGTGCTACCTGCGAAGGCTGATACTTGCGGACGGACTTTCCTCCCTATTGAGTGAAAAGAAATGCCGTCCTAGTATACTTTGGAAACGTACGGTGGTGTCTTCAATATTATAGTAACTTTTTAAGTTATATTACAGACTGGCTTGGCTTCTTGGCAACTTTTGTTTGGCTGGTTGCGCTATAATGAAACCGTTGGGAAAGCTCCTATCGCCGGCTAGACAATGGTTCTGGCTTTTTTGATGGGCCCAGGAAGCAGTTAGGGGGATTTCCCAGTTGAAAAGGGGCGATGCGATCGCCTCCCTACAAACGATCGTTTCGCACCACCTACGAGCAATAGACATGGCGTGGGCGTTTCCCCATGGAAAAACGCTCTCTAGAAGGAGCGAGTCGATCGTACGTTTGGTGTGGTTCGTTTTTTAGAGATTGCTACCATAGGAGGAATCATGTCCGATTTAAATCGCGGAATCATGAAATTTCGGGGGGCCGATACCCCAATTGCTGTTACCCTGTCAGCGGTTTTGGTGTTGGGTGCGATCGCGTTTTTGATTGTCTGGGCGCTCAATTCCGCTTACGCGATTTCTTAATTGTTATTTAGAAACGCAACCAACACCTTGCCACCAGCGATCGCCATCCATTTTGGGTGGCGTTTCCATATTCTGACGCATTTGGGCAATTTTTGCCAGGTGGGAGCGTACCAAGCGTGGGAATTTGGGAGATTTAGGAACATACAAGTTATGATTGTCTGCGATGCCACGCCACCTACCTCCGCCCGAACCAACGATCTTGGGACAACCAAAAACCAACCATGACTGTTCCCCTGCTGCTAGCAACCACCGCCATCAAACCCTTACTGGGCGAAGTTTGGATTGATACCACCGTCCTAGCGTGCATGCTGGTGCTATCGGGATTTTTCTCCGGTTCTGAAACCGCCATCACCGCTTTAGACAATCTTAAAATTCGCGCCTTAATGGAAGAAGAAGGCGATCCCGATGGCATGCTGCACTTGTTGCTAGCCAACCGCACTCGGTTTATTACCACCCTGTTAATTTGCAATAATCTGGTGAATAACTTTGCGGCGATTTTGACCAGCAATTTGTTTGCTCTGTGGCTGGGGAATGCCGGTGTGGGGATTGCCACCGGGGTAATTACGCTGCTGTTGCTGATTTTTGGGGAAATTACGCCGAAATCCCTGGCGATTAACAATGTTCTGGCGTATTTTCGGGTGGTGATTCGCCCAATTTATTTAATTTCCAAGTTTCTCTCGTTTTTCTGGATTACCACCTTTCTCGAAGCGATCGCGCAAAGAACCATTCGCATGTTCAAAGGCAGCGTAGAAAGTCAGGGGGAATCCCTCAAAGACCTGCGCCTGATGATTGAAGTGCTCAGCGGCAAGGGGCAGCTAGACCTACAAAAACATCAATTGCTGAACAAGGCGTTGATGCTCGATCGCTTGCGCGCCAAGGATGTGGTCAAACCGCGTATTGAAATGCGTACCCTCCCCCAAGAAACGCCCCTGCAAGAGGTGGTGGATTTTTGTTTGGCAACGGGATACTCGCGCATTCCCATTCAAGAAGAAACCAAAGATAGCATTGTGGGCGTGGTGCATTTGAAACGAGCCTTACAGCGACTGCGCACCACCCAACCCCCAGAACGGGGAAATCCCAGCGTCACGGAAGTCATGGACCCACCCACCTACGTACCGGAAACCAAACGCCTGGCGGATTTGCTCAAAGAAATGCTCCAGCAACGGCTGCACATGGCAATTGTCGTAGACGAATACGGTGGCACTGTGGGGTTGCTAACCTTGGAAGATATTTTGGAAGAACTGGTGGGGGAAATTTACGACGAAAGCGATTTCCCCAGTCGCCCAGCCTGGCGTCAAAACCGTCCCCGCCATACCAATCGCGGTTCCCATCGCAGCAATCCATCTTCCTAATGTCTTTCTGAAAGCGGGTTTCAGCGTTTTGCCCGTTTTGCTAAAAAATTTTTTCCCAAAAAATTAGCCAAAGGGCTTGGTACAAACAGAAGGTTGTGTTACTATAATAAATTGTGGATGAGAGGAACGCGGGTCGATGCCCGAGTCCGGTTAATGGGGGCGGACTGTAAATCCGCTGGCTTATGCCTACGCTGGTTCGAATCCAGCTCGGCCCACTCTCCATCCGCCCGTGTAGCTCAGCGGTAGAGCACACCCTTGGTAAGGGTGAGGTCACGAGTTCAAGTCTCGTCACGGGCTTTTGAGATTTTGCTAGAGATCGGGGAGGGTGCGATCGCTGTCGCTCAACCCTATTCCAGGCCCAGCCAGCATTTGGCAGAGAAAAATAGATCCCAAATCAGCACCGCTAGGACTCTTTGGCTGCTAGCGGTGCATTTTTTTAGGATTTGTTGACAATATCTTGACGCTTAAAGAAATAAAAAAATTCCTCAATCCCTTGTCACAGCAAGCTCCTCTATCCCAACATGAAGCATAAAAATTTGCGTTTTAGCATATTTATCGCCTATCCTGTTTAGATATTCTTAAATTCAGCAGTTCCGTAGGTGAAATAGATACGGAATCCCTTGCTTTTCTGACGGAAAAGCTAAAAAAAATCAAAAAAACTCTGCAAGGGACCGTACGAAGTCTAAATTTACCAGACATTTGCTATGTCCGAAAACAATTTCGATCGGCAAGGGTTGCAAGCAGAAATCCTCAACGACGAAGGGACGGGTCGCTATCCCGGCGATACCAATTTTCAAAAGTGGGGATTTGACCTGCACCCGCAAGTAGCCCCCATTTCTGGGGGACTAGTCATTCTATTTATTGTTCTAACCCTAGCGAACAAGGAAAAAGCCTCCCAAGTATTTGATGCCACGCTCAACGGCATTGCCACCTATGGGGGTTGGTTTTACATTCTCGCTGCCAATATCTTTCTCGGGTTAATCCTTTATTTTGCCTTTAGCAAATTTGGCCGCATTCGCCTAGGTGGACCGGATGCCCAACCGGAATTTTCCACCTTTGCCTGGTTTGCCATGTTGCTGAGTGCTGGGATGGGGATTGGCTTAATGTTTTGGAGCGTGGGCGAACCCATGTTCCACTTTACCAGCCCCCCAACCCTATTCGGTTCGGAAGGCAGTACCGCCAAAGCCGGCGAAACGGCCATGACGGTGACCTTTTTCCATTGGGGATTGCATCCTTGGGGATTGTACGCCCTGGTCGGTTTGGGGCTTGCCTTTTTTGCCTTTAACCGGGGACTCCCCCTAACCATGCGATCGCTGTTTCACCCACTATTGGGAGAAAGAATTTACGAGTGGCCCGGCCACGTCATCGATATTCTAGCTGTAGTTGCCGACTTATTTGGCTTGGCAACTTCCCTCGGATTGGGGGTCAGTCAGGTAGCCGCTGGATTGGGTTTCCTAATTCCGGGCATGCCTTCAGGTACGGTTGCCCAAGTAGTCTTAATTGCCGTCATCACCAGCTTTGCCATTGTATCGGTGATGGTTGGCTTGGATGGGGGCGTCCGCCGGTTGAGCGAGTGGAACCTGTACCTAGCCGGTTTATTCCTAGTATTTGTGGTGATTTTGGGTCCCACCCTGTTCATCATGGACAGCTTCGTGCAAAATCTCGGAAACTATGTTGCTAGTTTTCCCGTACTGAGTTTTTGGACGGAATCCTTTGGCGAAGGTCCGAGCGATGGCTCTTGGCAAAATAGCTGGACGGTCTTTTACTGGGGATGGTGGATTTCCTGGTCGCCCTTTGTAGGGATGTTTATCGCCCGCGTTTCTAAAGGACGAACCATTCGCGAATTTGTCACTGGCGTTTTGATTGTGCCTTCGCTGCTATCTTTCCTATGGTTATCCGCCATGGGAGGATCGGCTTTGCAGTTGCAATTAAGCAATACTGCCGATATTGCTGCTGCCGTACAAGAAAACGTAGCCACAGCGATGTTTGTGATGCTGGAAAACTTCCCGCTGACGGCATTTAGTTCTGTGGTTGCGATTTTACTGGTAACAATTTTCTTCGTCACCTCTTCCGACTCCGGCTCTCTGGTGGTAGATAACTTGACTTCCGGTGGAAAATTAGACTCCCCTGCCCCCCAACGGGTATTTTGGGCAACCATGGAAGGTGTTGTAGCTGCCGTTTTGCTCCTCGGCGGTGGGTTAAATGCCTTGCAAACCGCTGCCATTACCACCGGCTTGCCGTTTGCTGTGGTCTTGCTGGTTATGTGTTTTAGCCTCAATCGCGGTTTAAACACGGAATTAAACGAGCTAGAAATGGCAGAACTGCAAGATATGGAAGCCGAGGAGGAAGAATATTCCCGACAACGAAGGACCGTCGAAGCACGCAACCGTTAGTCACGCCCGTTATCCATGGGTAGATTCTCTAGATAGCTGGAAAGGGCACATGACTCCTGTTGCAGGAGTCATGTAACTCTTTTTTGAGAATTGGTGGCTGCGATTTTTTGAGTCATGCTTTGGAGGGAGAGGTTTATTATGTACCAAACGATTCTCGTACCTTTAGATGGGTCCGAACGTGCTGAGAAAGTGATTCCGTACGTAGAACATTTGGCCCAGTACGAGCAAGCGAAGGTGGTTTTTGCAGAAGCCATCGAACCGGCTACCCGCAGTGCGGTTGTCAATCCGGAACAGGAAGAAGTTACGTTCAAGCCGCAAAATATTAGCAAAGTGAAAGAGTATTTGGAGAGCTGGCGGGATAAATTCCAATCGCAGGGATTTACTGCCGAAATTTTGCTTTTGCGTGGGGTGGCGGTAGATGCCATTTTGCATGCGGCGGATATTGTGAAAGCCGATTTGGTGGCGATGACCAGCCAGGGATATACTGGTTTGTCGAAAATGTTTTACGGGAGCGTTGCTTCTGGGGTGTTTAACCGACTGCAACGTCCGTTGTTGATTGTGCGTTCCGGTTCGGAAATGGCGGAGGTGCACAATCGCAATATTTTGGTGCCTTTGGATGGGTCCAAGCGTTCGGAAAAAGCGATTCCCCATGCCAAGGGGATTGCCCAACTATATGGTGCGCAATTGCTGTTGGTGCGGGTGGTACGAACCAGCCAACAGGCAACAGTTGCGGTGGATGTCAATCAAGATTTCCGCGAACCGCAAGTGTCGGAGCCTTTGTTTAATAAGGTGGGCCGGCACCAAGAAGTCGAACGCTTGCAGAAAGCCAAGGATTACTTGCTGAATTGGAAATCGACGTTACAGGAAAGAGGGTTTAGCGTGGATGTGAGCCTGCTGTACGGTCGTCCGATTGATAGTATTGCCCGCATTGCGAAAAATAAGGATGTGGATTTGATTGCCATGACCAGTCACGGTCAGAGTGGCTTGGAACGGATTTTCTACGGCAGCGTGGCGTCGGGATTGATGCATCGCTTGTCTTGTCCGTTTTTATTGGTGCGGGCAAGCGACCTACAGAGAGAACCGGTGAAAAATTTTGTCTGAAAGATGTGTCTTGGGGATGGTGGGAATTGTTTGCCCCCTCCCCAAGTTATCAAGTTATCGACGATATCCGGCGATCGCCATTAGGGTAACTTCCCAAACCAGGCGCGGTTGTACGTATTTGAGCAAGTAATGGCGGGCTTTTTCCAGATATTGTAAAGAAATTGGGGAAAATTGGGGCGTGGTTCCCAGATGTTGCCAGTAGTAGGAGAGCAGATATTCCGCTAGCCAGGATTGGGTGGGCGCGTCTAACTCGCGGTCAATGGTGCGCGCCAGGTCCAACACTTGCCAGAGAGAACTGGTTTCGCTGGTGAGGAGTTGGGTGGTTTGGGAAAGCAGTTCTGGGGAGATTTGCTGTTTTTGCTGCCAAGCTGCGATCGCGTTTCCCGGACTACCTGCTGCCATAGCCGCGATCGCTCGATCTTCTAAAATATGCCCATACCCCACCGATTGCAAAACCTGTTGCAATTTTTCCAGGTTGAGGCGATAAAAGGGAATTTGGGCGCAGCGGGATACCAAGGTCGGCATCAACGAATTCGGCGGTGCAATTAAAATTAAAGTTGCGTGTTGCGGTTCCTCTAAGGTTTTCAGCAAAGCATTTCCCGCTGCTTCCGCCATGGTTTCTGCATTTTCCACAACCACCACCAAACGGCTGGCTTCTAAGGGGGGATTGCTGACAAATTGGGCAATTTCGCGGATTTGTTCGATGCGAATCTGCGGTGGCGCGCGGCGTTGCCATCCTGCTTGTTGGGCTTGGGCGATGGTATATAATTTGCCTTGGTGTTGGTAGGTGGGTTCGATCCAAAGCAAATCTGGATGGTTGCGCTGTTGTAAGCGGTGGGATAAGGATTTTCTGGCTGGGGAAGACGCCGGTAGATGGCGAGAAAATAAAGTTTCTACAAAGGCTTGGGCAGCGACGCGCCGTCCGATACCATGAATACCAGAAAACCAGTATGCTGGGGCAATGCGATCGCGTTCTATCGCTTGCAACAGTAACTCCTGGGCGGTTTTTTGCCCCACCAGTCGGTCAAACTGTTCGCTGGCAGACGTTGTAGAATGGGTCATTGGCTGCTTAGCTGCTCGGTGATTGCCGCTATCATAGTTACAAAATCTATTGTCCCTCGTTCTTTATGTCCGATTGTGCAAACGTATCCAACCAACATTCTATCGAGACTTCCAGCGACAATAAGCATGTCGATACTCTAGAACCTAGCATTCGTATTCGCGGTGCCAGACAGCACAATCTCAACAATGTTGATTTAACCTTACCGCGGAACCAGTTGATTGTGTTTACCGGGGTTTCTGGTTCCGGCAAATCTTCCCTGGCGTTCGATACCATTTTTGCTGAGGGACAACGCCGCTACATGGAATCTCTCAGTGCCTACGCCCGCCAGTTTTTGGGACAAGTGGAAAAACCCGATGTGGAGGCGATTGAGGGGCTATCGCCGGCAATTTCCATCGACCAAAAATCTACTTCCCACAATCCCCGTTCTACGGTGGGAACGGTGACGGAAATTTACGACTACATGCGGCTGTTGTTCGGACGTGCCGGCAATCCCCACTGCCCGCATTGCGATCGCTCCATTGCCCCACAAACCATTGATGAAATGTGCGATCGCATTAGCGAACTACCGGAGAGGAGCAAATTTCAACTGCTAGCCCCCATGGTGCGTGGCAAAAAGGGCACCCACAAAAAATTGCTCTCCAGTCTGGCGACGCGTGGTTTTGTTCGGGTACGGGTAGATGGCGAAATTCTGGAACTTTCCGACAATATTGAGCTGAACCAAAACCAAGCCCATACCATTGAAATTGTCGTCGATCGCTTGGTGGCCAAACCTGGTATTGAAGAACGAGTCGCCGATTCTCTATCAACTTGCTTGCAAAACGGCGGTGGTACGGCCATTGTGCTGTACCAACTTCCGGAGGAAAATGCTCCCCTCCAGGAGATGATTTTTTCGGAAAACTTTGCCTGCCCCGAACATGGGGCGGTGATGGAGGAACTGTCGCCGCGGGTATTTTCTTTTAACTCTCCCTATGGGGCTTGTACAGATTGCCACGGCTTGGGTAGCTTGCAAACCTTTGCCCCGGAACTGCTGGTGCCCGATCCCAACAAACCAGTGTACTGCGCGATCGCGCCGTGGTCGGAAAAAGACAATACTTACTATCTCTCTTTACTCTATAGCGTCGCCCAAGCCTACGATTTTGACATCACCACCCCCTGGAAACAACTCACCCCCGAACAGCAACATATTATTCTCTACGGGTCGCCAGAGTCCATTTGGATCGAAACCGACTCCCGCTACAGCCAAAAACGGGGATACCATCGCCCCTATCCCGGTGTGGTCCCCATTTTAGAAAGACAATATCGGGAATCGGCATCGGATGCCCAAAAAGAAAAGTTGGAACGATATCTGGTCCACCGTACCTGCGAAACCTGCGGTGGTACCCGGCTGAAGCCCCAAGTTTTAGCGGTTCGCGTCGGCCAGTACAACATTCAAGAACTGACCGGAGTTTCCATTGCCGAATGTCGCGATCGCTTGTCTAACCTCAAACTAACCCCCTTACAAGAAAAAATTGCCGATTTGGTCCTGCGGGAAATTCGCGCCCGCCTGCAATTCTTGTTGGATGTGGGTTTAGATTATTTAACCCTGGATCGGCCCGCCATGACCCTCTCTGGTGGTGAGGCACAGCGCATTCGTTTGGCAACCCAAATCGGTTCTGGACTTACCGGTGTCTTGTATGTATTGGATGAACCCAGCATTGGTCTCCACCAAAGAGACAATAAACGCTTGCTTAACACATTAACCAAGCTACGCGATTTGGGTAATACCCTGATTGTCGTCGAACACGACGAAGAAACCATCCGCAGCGCCGACCATTTGGTGGATATCGGCCCTGGTGCTGGCAAACACGGTGGCGATATTGTGGCTACCGGAACGGTGGCAGACTTGATAGAAGCCTCCAACTCCCTTACCGGAGATTACTTAAGCGGTCGTAAAGCCATCGAAACCCCAGCCGAACGCCGCCCCGGCAACGGAAAAAAATTGCTCATCCAAGACGCCCACCGCAACAACTTGCAACATGTCAACGTGCAGATTCCCCTGGGCAAACTCGTTTGCATTACCGGGGTTTCCGGTTCCGGTAAATCCACCTTAATTAACGAACTGCTGTATTCGGCTTTGCAACACCACCTCACCAAACGGGTCCCCTTTCCCGAACAGTTGGGTTCCCTCAACGCTGGCAATCACATGCTATCCGATGCTGTGGACAAAGCGATCGCGATCGACCAATCCCCCATCGGTCGTACCCCCCGTTCCAACCCCGCCACCTACACCGGCACATTTGACGTAATCCGCAATATCTTCGCCGAAACCGTAGAAGCCAAAGCCAGAGGTTACAAACCCGGACGGTTTTCCTTCAACGTCAAAGGAGGTCGCTGCGAAGCTTGCGGCGGTCAGGGAGTTAACGTCATTTCCATGAACTTCCTGCCAGATGTCTACGTGCAGTGCGAAGTTTGCAAAGGGGCGCGTTACAATCGAGAAACCCTGCAAGTTACCTACAAAGGCTATTCCATCTCCGAGGTATTGGATATGACCGTGGAAGAGGCCCTGAACCTTTTCCAAAACATCCCCAAAGCTGCCACCCGCCTGCAAACTCTGGTAGATGTAGGTTTGGGCTACATTCAATTGGGTCAACCTGCCCCCACCCTCTCCGGCGGCGAAGCCCAACGGGTGAAACTTGCCAACGAACTCTCCCGCCGGGCAACCGGCAAAACCCTGTATTTAATCGACGAACCCACCACGGGACTCTCTTTTTACGATATTCACCACTTGCTGAACATTTTGCAGCGTCTGGTGGACAAAGGAAACTCCATTTTGGTCATCGAACACAATTTAGACGTATTGCGTTGTGCCGATTGGATTATCGATTTGGGTCCGGAAGGGGGCAACCGCGGCGGCGAAGTGGTGGCTGCGGGAACGCCGGAAACCGTT is drawn from Geitlerinema sp. PCC 9228 and contains these coding sequences:
- the rimO gene encoding 30S ribosomal protein S12 methylthiotransferase RimO; this encodes MKTKPTVSIVHLGCEKNRIDTEHMLGLLAEAGYGIDSEEERADYVIVNTCSFIQPAREESVRTLVELAEANKKIVITGCLAQHFQQELLQEIPEAVAVVGTGDYQKIVDVMQRVESGDRVEEISPESTYMADETVPRYRTTEQTYAYLRIAEGCNYRCSFCIIPHLRGNQRSRPIESIVREAQQLADEGVQEIILISQISTNYGTDLYGQPKLAELLRALGEVDVPWIRIHYAYPTGLTDDVIAAIRETPNVLPYLDLPLQHAHPDILRAMNRPWIGRVNDEIVERIKTALPEAVLRTTLIVGYPGETEEHFQHLLDFVERHEFDHLGAFTFSPEAETPAYHLPNQVPADVATERRDILMQAQQAISYRKNQQEVGKIVDVLVEQENPQTGQRVGRSARFAPDVDGVVMVNAPVSLGSMVPVQITHADIYDLYARVVESDGETNKTPTPATISVGNGG
- a CDS encoding hemolysin family protein, whose product is MTVPLLLATTAIKPLLGEVWIDTTVLACMLVLSGFFSGSETAITALDNLKIRALMEEEGDPDGMLHLLLANRTRFITTLLICNNLVNNFAAILTSNLFALWLGNAGVGIATGVITLLLLIFGEITPKSLAINNVLAYFRVVIRPIYLISKFLSFFWITTFLEAIAQRTIRMFKGSVESQGESLKDLRLMIEVLSGKGQLDLQKHQLLNKALMLDRLRAKDVVKPRIEMRTLPQETPLQEVVDFCLATGYSRIPIQEETKDSIVGVVHLKRALQRLRTTQPPERGNPSVTEVMDPPTYVPETKRLADLLKEMLQQRLHMAIVVDEYGGTVGLLTLEDILEELVGEIYDESDFPSRPAWRQNRPRHTNRGSHRSNPSS
- a CDS encoding BCCT family transporter, with the protein product MSENNFDRQGLQAEILNDEGTGRYPGDTNFQKWGFDLHPQVAPISGGLVILFIVLTLANKEKASQVFDATLNGIATYGGWFYILAANIFLGLILYFAFSKFGRIRLGGPDAQPEFSTFAWFAMLLSAGMGIGLMFWSVGEPMFHFTSPPTLFGSEGSTAKAGETAMTVTFFHWGLHPWGLYALVGLGLAFFAFNRGLPLTMRSLFHPLLGERIYEWPGHVIDILAVVADLFGLATSLGLGVSQVAAGLGFLIPGMPSGTVAQVVLIAVITSFAIVSVMVGLDGGVRRLSEWNLYLAGLFLVFVVILGPTLFIMDSFVQNLGNYVASFPVLSFWTESFGEGPSDGSWQNSWTVFYWGWWISWSPFVGMFIARVSKGRTIREFVTGVLIVPSLLSFLWLSAMGGSALQLQLSNTADIAAAVQENVATAMFVMLENFPLTAFSSVVAILLVTIFFVTSSDSGSLVVDNLTSGGKLDSPAPQRVFWATMEGVVAAVLLLGGGLNALQTAAITTGLPFAVVLLVMCFSLNRGLNTELNELEMAELQDMEAEEEEYSRQRRTVEARNR
- a CDS encoding universal stress protein → MYQTILVPLDGSERAEKVIPYVEHLAQYEQAKVVFAEAIEPATRSAVVNPEQEEVTFKPQNISKVKEYLESWRDKFQSQGFTAEILLLRGVAVDAILHAADIVKADLVAMTSQGYTGLSKMFYGSVASGVFNRLQRPLLIVRSGSEMAEVHNRNILVPLDGSKRSEKAIPHAKGIAQLYGAQLLLVRVVRTSQQATVAVDVNQDFREPQVSEPLFNKVGRHQEVERLQKAKDYLLNWKSTLQERGFSVDVSLLYGRPIDSIARIAKNKDVDLIAMTSHGQSGLERIFYGSVASGLMHRLSCPFLLVRASDLQREPVKNFV
- a CDS encoding hypothetical protein (catalyzes the DNA-template-directed extension of the 3'-end of a DNA strand; the delta' subunit seems to interact with the gamma subunit to transfer the beta subunit on the DNA) — translated: MTHSTTSASEQFDRLVGQKTAQELLLQAIERDRIAPAYWFSGIHGIGRRVAAQAFVETLFSRHLPASSPARKSLSHRLQQRNHPDLLWIEPTYQHQGKLYTIAQAQQAGWQRRAPPQIRIEQIREIAQFVSNPPLEASRLVVVVENAETMAEAAGNALLKTLEEPQHATLILIAPPNSLMPTLVSRCAQIPFYRLNLEKLQQVLQSVGYGHILEDRAIAAMAAGSPGNAIAAWQQKQQISPELLSQTTQLLTSETSSLWQVLDLARTIDRELDAPTQSWLAEYLLSYYWQHLGTTPQFSPISLQYLEKARHYLLKYVQPRLVWEVTLMAIAGYRR
- the uvrA gene encoding excinuclease ABC subunit UvrA, producing MSDCANVSNQHSIETSSDNKHVDTLEPSIRIRGARQHNLNNVDLTLPRNQLIVFTGVSGSGKSSLAFDTIFAEGQRRYMESLSAYARQFLGQVEKPDVEAIEGLSPAISIDQKSTSHNPRSTVGTVTEIYDYMRLLFGRAGNPHCPHCDRSIAPQTIDEMCDRISELPERSKFQLLAPMVRGKKGTHKKLLSSLATRGFVRVRVDGEILELSDNIELNQNQAHTIEIVVDRLVAKPGIEERVADSLSTCLQNGGGTAIVLYQLPEENAPLQEMIFSENFACPEHGAVMEELSPRVFSFNSPYGACTDCHGLGSLQTFAPELLVPDPNKPVYCAIAPWSEKDNTYYLSLLYSVAQAYDFDITTPWKQLTPEQQHIILYGSPESIWIETDSRYSQKRGYHRPYPGVVPILERQYRESASDAQKEKLERYLVHRTCETCGGTRLKPQVLAVRVGQYNIQELTGVSIAECRDRLSNLKLTPLQEKIADLVLREIRARLQFLLDVGLDYLTLDRPAMTLSGGEAQRIRLATQIGSGLTGVLYVLDEPSIGLHQRDNKRLLNTLTKLRDLGNTLIVVEHDEETIRSADHLVDIGPGAGKHGGDIVATGTVADLIEASNSLTGDYLSGRKAIETPAERRPGNGKKLLIQDAHRNNLQHVNVQIPLGKLVCITGVSGSGKSTLINELLYSALQHHLTKRVPFPEQLGSLNAGNHMLSDAVDKAIAIDQSPIGRTPRSNPATYTGTFDVIRNIFAETVEAKARGYKPGRFSFNVKGGRCEACGGQGVNVISMNFLPDVYVQCEVCKGARYNRETLQVTYKGYSISEVLDMTVEEALNLFQNIPKAATRLQTLVDVGLGYIQLGQPAPTLSGGEAQRVKLANELSRRATGKTLYLIDEPTTGLSFYDIHHLLNILQRLVDKGNSILVIEHNLDVLRCADWIIDLGPEGGNRGGEVVAAGTPETVAKNPKSYTGQYLKQVLAQHPPTKK